In Mercurialis annua linkage group LG5, ddMerAnnu1.2, whole genome shotgun sequence, a single genomic region encodes these proteins:
- the LOC126680290 gene encoding uncharacterized protein LOC126680290 encodes MEPLPSINRAFALVIQHERENGESTSAQPQMIESNILFAGRGNFSGYNQNQNGYRPNIGFPQYNAYGSNGSGQNSYVPNGSGQNSYGSGPKKFNNNNKKPTCTFCGGYGHPVEKCFKKHGYPPGYKPPNRSVNQVDVDYSSPTSNSESYINNSDDDNSPMTLTKDQYNQLIGLIQNPAAQNNNAAMPQINTIAANFNQKEESGHYPLEDDWFS; translated from the exons ATGGAACCCTTGCCTTCCATAAATCGTGCTTTTGCACTTGTGATACAACATGAACGAGAGAATGGTGAGAGCACTTCTGCTCAACCACAGATGATTGAATCGAATATTCTGTTTGCTGGAAGAGGAAATTTTTCTGGCTACAATCAGAATCAGAATGGTTATAGACCTAACATTGGATTTCCTCAGTACAATGCTTATGGATCTAATGGTTCTGGACAGAATTCCTATGTGCCTAATGGTTCTGGACAGAATTCATATGGTTCTGGACCTAAGAAAtttaacaacaacaacaagaaACCTACATGTACTTTCTGTGGAGGATATGGTCATCCAGTTGAGAAATGCTTTAAGAAGCATGGATACCCCCCTGGTTACAAACCACCAAACAGATCAGTGAATCAAGTGGATGTGGATTACTCTAGTCCCACCAGCAATAGTGAATCTTATATCAACAATAGTGATGATGACAATTCACCTATGACTCTTACTAAAGATCAGTACAATCAGCTGATTGGATTGATTCAGAATCCTGCTGCTCAGAATAATAATGCTGCTATGCCTCAGATAAACACAATTGCTGCAAATTTCAATCAGAAGGAGGAGTCAG GACATTATCCATTGGAGGACGATTGGTTTAGCTGA
- the LOC126681407 gene encoding uncharacterized protein LOC126681407, with product MNLDSPDYQHMEFDHPFSVSSESSLGDKTDSYHLDHLRNLVIFGSCNGLIALYHPDQGILLRNPSNKTQLKLPNFLGPDHKIHSSDHLLDAMTPSTTITSWRDARVLGTLVGSCLHWIAFKKHAYQLIVSFNLEDERFREVPIPNVLNREYCRLIELAELGGCLGMCTDDHDDFLVEIWVMKQYRKENHGLRGCLVQLFGGSFGFYFSKSSTKVFAISYQPTANSYQQQLTATNYKKQLNQIVSVCRSNLGMVYRLQSHVKPIGYSKTGDQLLLDVHRCLLLSYDLQEDEDEDENEENQTSEHQPRKRVQRIRILDADDDEIKWNYSFKCVRSLVPVNFNAK from the exons ATGAATTTAGATTCTCCAGATTACCAACATATGGAATTTGACCACCCTTTTTCTGTGTCTTCTGAGAGTTCTTTGGGGGATAAAACCGATTCTTATCATCTCGATCACTTGAGAAATCTTGTTATATTTGGTTCTTGCAACGGCTTAATCGCATTGTACCATCCCGATCAAGGCATTTTACTGCGGAATCCATCCAACAAAACGCAACTAAAGCTGCCTAATTTTTTGGGACCGGATCATAAAATTCATAGCTCTGATCATCTTCTCGACGCTATGACCCCGTCAACGACGATTACAA GTTGGCGTGACGCAAGAGTTCTGGGTACTCTTGTTGGTTCTTGTTTGCACTGGATTGCATTTAAAAAACATGCATATCAATTGATTGTTTCTTTTAATCTAGAAGACGAAAGATTTCGTGAAGTGCCGATTCCTAATGTATTAAATCGTGAGTATTGTCGGCTTATAGAATTAGCGGAACTAGGAGGATGCCTCGGCATGTGTACGGATGACCATGATGATTTCTTAGTTGAGATTTGGGTGATGAAGCAATATAGAAAAGAGAATCATGGATTAAGggggtgtttggttcagctttttGGTGGATCTTTTGgcttttacttttcaaaaagctccaccaaagtgtttg CTATCAGCTATCAGCCAACAGCTAACAGCTATCAGCAACAACTAACAGCCACCAACTAtaagaaacagctgaaccaaatAGTCTCAGTATGTAGATCGAATCTAGGCATGGTATATCGTCTTCAATCACATGTTAAGCCAATAGGGTATTCAAAAACTGGCGATCAACTCTTATTAGACGTTCATAGATGTTTGTTATTGAGCTATGACCTACAAGAGGACGAGGACGAGGACGAGAACGAGGAGAACCAAACATCTGAACATCAGCCCCGCAAACGCGTTCAGAGAATTAGGATTTTAGATGCTGATGATGATGAAATCAAATggaattattcatttaaatgtgTAAGAAGCCTTGTTCCGGTTAATTTTAATgctaaatga
- the LOC126680421 gene encoding F-box protein CPR1-like yields MSDLPLDIISDILKLLPVKSLLRFRCLSKSYCSLIDSRDFIILHLSQSNNTNANRNFFIVQPNKYDCMNNEIYTVNLDYSNPHLAECDHNKINTINLDYLVGCDHPFSIIPEDIWECPKTCLIFGSCNGLVALYHPQRGMFLWNLSTKRHRKLPDFWGRSQEILSSCYILDGFGYDPVSDDYKLVRIRAIDRKRRKGSIALVYSVKHNSSRRIEDFNYNVSRYRNCGTLVGSCLHWIVSQPRNSSDQLIVGFNLEDEKYREIPIPDFDDKLYKCKELGELGGRLSMSVDENYKSVGIWVMKEYGVRDSWIQIFSVCKANLKCVKPIGYSKTGHKLLLHVGGPKLYLLECDLQGEESQTSQQNHISGFNQARKVSDKRVRRINILEAGKFSRFDSTICVSSLVPVHV; encoded by the coding sequence ATGTCAGACTTACCACTTGATATTATAAGTGACATACTAAAACTTTTACCTGTTAAGTCTCTCCTTCGATTCAGGTGCTTATCAAAATCATATTGTTCTTTAATTGACAGTCGCGATTTTATAATCCTTCATCTATCTCAATCTAACAATACAAACGCCAATCGTAACTTCTTCATTGTTCAACCAAATAAATACGATTGTATGAATAACGAAATATATACAGTAAATTTAGATTATTCAAACCCCCACCTAGCGGAATGTGATCACAATAAAATCAATactattaatttagattatctAGTGGGATGTGATCACCCTTTTTCTATTATTCCTGAAGATATTTGGGAATGCCCGAAAACTTGTCTTATATTTGGTTCGTGCAATGGCTTAGTCGCATTGTATCATCCTCAACGGGGAATGTTCCTGTGGAATCTATCAACCAAAAGGCACCGAAAGCTACCTGATTTTTGGGGACGGAGTCAGGAGATTCTTAGCTCGTGTTATATTCTTGATGGGTTCGGCTATGATCCCGTCAGCGACGATTACAAGTTGGTCAGGATCCGGGCAATTGATAGAAAGAGGAGAAAAGGATCCATAGCTTTGGTGTATAGCGTAAAACATAATTCTTCAAGACGGATCGaggattttaattataatgttaGTAGGTATAGAAATTGTGGCACGCTTGTTGGTTCTTGTTTGCACTGGATTGTTTCACAACCACGTAATTCATCCGATCAGCTGATCGTTGGTTTCAATCTGGAAGACGAAAAGTACCGCGAGATTCCGATTCCTGATTTTGATGATAAACTCTATAAGTGCAAGGAATTAGGGGAATTAGGAGGAAGGCTGAGTATGAGCGTGGATGAGAACTACAAGTCCGTTGGGATTTGGGTGATGAAGGAATATGGAGTGAGGGACTCATGGATTCAAATATTCTCTGTATGCAAAGCTAATTTAAAATGTGTTAAGCCAATCGGGTATTCGAAAACTGGCCATAAACTCTTACTGCACGTCGGTGGccctaaattatatttattggaGTGTGACCTACAGGGGGAGGAGTCCCAAACATCTCAGCAAAATCACATCTCCGGGTTCAACCAAGCACGAAAGGTGTCCGACAAACGCGTTCGGAGGATTAACATATTAGAAGCAGGCAAATTCTCCCGATTTGATTCAACTATATGTGTAAGTAGCCTTGTCCCGGTCCATGTTTGA
- the LOC126680423 gene encoding F-box protein CPR1-like, translating into MSAIPFDNASDILKHLPVKSLLRFRCLSKAYCSLIDSRDFTNLHLSQSKSTNTNRFLFIAQTDLQQVNNKTYIMNLDSPDYQHVEFDHPFSVSSESSLGDKTDSYHLDHLKNVVIFGSCNGLIALYHPVQGMLLWNPSTKKQQKLPNFWGPDHKIHSSDHLLDGFGYDPVSDDYKLIRIRTANDEREKRSRAMVYSVKHNCSRRMEDFPYDVHQSRNWGTLVGSCLHWIVYEPDDYVYDHDKLIVAFNLEDERFGRVPIPDVLKSEDHCLIELGEVGGCLSMCTDVNDDMSVEIWVMKEYGIRESWIKIFSEFRGKVGMSFYWLPSHVKPIGYSKKGDRLLFDVHSCLLVGYDLREEEENQTSECQPRKRIHRIGNLGDDGEIKWNYALKCVTSLVPLNFNAN; encoded by the coding sequence ATGTCAGCGATACCTTTTGATAATGCGAGTGACATTCTAAAGCACTTACCTGTTAAGTCTCTTCTTCGCTTCAGGTGCTTATCGAAAGCGTATTGTTCTTTAATCGACAGCCGCGATTTCACAAACCTTCATCTCTCTCAATCTAAAAGTACAAACACCAATCGTTTCCTCTTCATTGCTCAAACAGATTTACAACAGGTTAACAATAAAACCTATATAATGAATTTAGATTCTCCAGATTACCAACATGTGGAATTCGACCACCCTTTCTCTGTGTCTTCTGAGAGTTCTTTGGGGGATAAAACTGATTCTTATCATCTCgatcacttgaaaaatgttgtTATATTTGGTTCTTGCAACGGCTTAATCGCATTGTACCATCCCGTTCAAGGCATGTTATTGTGGAATCCATCCACCAAAAAGCAACAAAAGCTGCCTAATTTTTGGGGTCCGGATCACAAAATTCATAGCTCTGATCATCTGCTCGACGGATTCGGCTATGATCCCGTCAGCGACGATTACAAGTTGATCAGGATCCGGACAGCCAACGACGAGAGGGAAAAAAGATCCAGAGCTATGGTTTATAGTGTAAAACATAATTGCTCTCGAAGGATGGAAGACTTTCCTTATGATGTTCATCAGAGCAGAAATTGGGGTACTCTTGTTGGTTCATGTTTGCACTGGATTGTTTATGAGCCAGATGATTATGTTTATGATCATGATAAGCTGATCGTTGCGTTCAATCTGGAAGACGAAAGATTTGGCAGAGTGCCGATTCCTGATGTATTAAAGAGCGAGGATCATTGCCTTATAGAATTAGGGGAAGTAGGAGGATGCCTGAGTATGTGCACGGATGTCAATGATGATATGTCAGTTGAGATTTGGGTGATGAAGGAATATGGAATAAGAGAATCATGGATTAAAATATTCTCAGAATTTAGAGGGAAAGTAGGCATGTCATTTTATTGGCTCCCATCACATGTCAAGCCAATCGGGTATTCGAAAAAAGGCGATCGACTCTTATTCGACGTTCATAGCTGTTTATTAGTGGGCTATGACCTGCGAGAAGAGGAGGAGAACCAAACATCTGAATGTCAGCCCCGCAAACGCATTCACAGAATTGGGAATTTAGGAGATGATGGTGAAATCAAATGGAATTATGCACTTAAATGTGTAACGAGCCTTGTTCCGCTCAATTTTAatgctaattaa
- the LOC126681408 gene encoding F-box protein CPR1-like — MSEISFDNLCDILKLLPAKSLLRFRCLSKAYCSLIDSRDFINLHLSQSNNTNLNGSLILFESNFLYIHIAYMVDLDSPKHHVAKCDHPLFNSCLIFGSCNGLIALYHSQEGMFLWNPSTRKHRKICCQMRSHSNYLLDGFGYDPVSDDYKVVRIRGLVGHGRKRSSGMVYSVKHNSSRRIKEFPYKCNKHRDCGTLVGSCLHWIGSEPDDSDKLIVAFNLEDERCRALPIPGGFQNHRYWELKLAEVGGCLTLTVNISDYVEIWAMKEYGKKESWIRISSIHNRSLRPIGYSKTGDKLLLYGHNGCLWEYDLQEEDQTSQVSQNHFSNFNQPPPNVSDKRFRRIKYLGFDVFCCYSSVNCVKSLVSVHV; from the coding sequence ATGTCAGAAATATCATTTGACAATTTATGTGACATATTAAAGCTCTTACCTGCCAAGTCTCTCCTCCGCTTCAGGTGTTTATCGAAAGCATATTGTTCTTTAATCGACAGTCGCGATTTCATAAATCTCCATCTCTCTCAATCTAACAATACAAACCTTAATGGTAGCCTCATTTTGTTTGAATCAAATTTCttatatattcatatagcctATATGGTGGATTTAGATTCTCCAAAGCACCATGTTGCGAAATGTGATCACCCTCTATTTAATTCTTGTCTTATATTTGGTTCTTGCAATGGCTTAATCGCGTTGTATCATTCGCAAGAAGGTATGTTTTTGTGGAATCCATCTACCCGAAAGCACCGAAAAATATGTTGTCAAATGCGTAGCCATAGTAATTATCTTCTCGATGGATTTGGTTATGATCCTGTCAGCGACGATTACAAGGTCGTCAGGATCCGGGGACTCGTCGGCCATGGTAGAAAACGATCCAGCGGTATGGTTTATAGCGTAAAACATAATTCTTCTAGAAGGATTAAGGAGTTCCCTTATAAGTGTAATAAGCATAGAGATTGCGGTACTCTTGTTGGTTCTTGTTTGCACTGGATTGGTTCAGAACCAGATGATTCTGATAAGCTGATCGTTGCTTTCAATCTGGAAGACGAAAGATGCAGAGCGCTGCCGATTCCTGGCGGTTTTCAGAATCATAGATATTGGGAGCTGAAATTAGCGGAAGTAGGAGGATGCCTTACTTTAACTGTGAATATTTCGGATTATGTGGAGATTTGGGCGATGAAGGAATACGGAAAGAAGGAATCGTGGATTAGAATATCATCGATACACAACAGGTCATTACGGCCAATTGGATATTCGAAAACTGGCGATAAACTCTTATTATATGGCCATAATGGCTGTCTGTGGGAGTATGATCTACAAGAGGAGGACCAAACATCTCAGGTATCTCAAAATCACTTCTCCAATTTCAATCAACCACCACCAAATGTGTCCGATAAACGTTTTCGGAGGATTAAGTATTTAGGATTTGATGTCTTCTGCTGCTATTCTTCAGTTAACTGTGTAAAAAGCCTTGTTTCGGTCCATGTTTGA